The following coding sequences lie in one Oncorhynchus nerka isolate Pitt River linkage group LG14, Oner_Uvic_2.0, whole genome shotgun sequence genomic window:
- the LOC115140962 gene encoding LOW QUALITY PROTEIN: metalloreductase STEAP4-like (The sequence of the model RefSeq protein was modified relative to this genomic sequence to represent the inferred CDS: inserted 1 base in 1 codon), with translation MEKFLLVLEVITTCCAVTQSMTGEEKSECMSLSPMMEAVPAPPESERVCVFGTGDLGRSLGLRLLQAGYGVVFGSRRPHSSSSLLPHGAQVLGHAAAAQSAHLIFIAVQREHYDFLVPLANQLKGKVLVDLSNNLRKNQYPEANAEYLQSLVPGAEVVKGFNTLSAWSLQNGPSDANRQVYICGESVEAKQAVIAVAIKLGFSALDRGFLSVARELEDFPLQLFPQWRLPLRIAIGLSAAFFFYLLIRDIIYAYVTQSKDISFRIMVSLANKVCPIVSLIMLSLCYLPGVLASFLQLYRGTKYRRFPDWLDRWMLCRKQLGLLALGFAFLHVLYTLIIPIRYYVRFMATERTVSMIRENRTTQFDTTTAWRDDSYLSLGILGFGLYVLLGITSLPSVINALSWREFSFIQSKLGHLTLLLCTAHTYLYGWNRFLSSSTYKWYTPPGYMLCLVLPSVVLLLKLLLIXPCVDRTITRIRQGWERGADQRNPKDSQPLIP, from the exons ATGGAGAAATTCCTACTAGTACTTGAGGTGATTACAACATGCTGTGCTGTAACTCAAA GCATGAcgggtgaggagaagagtgagtGTATGTCCCTGTCTCCGATGATGGAGGCTGTCCCTGCCCCACCTGAgagtgagagggtgtgtgtgtttgggacggGGGACCTGGGGCGCTCTCTGGGCCTGCGTCTGCTGCAGGCGGGGTACGGTGTGGTGTTCGGCAGCCGACGGCcccacagcagcagcagcctcctaCCCCACGGAGCACAG GTCCTGGGTCATGCTGCAGCTGCTCAGTCAGCCCATCTGATCTTCATCGCTGTCCAGAGAGAACACTACGATTTCCTGGTACCACTGGCCAATCAGCTGAAGGGAAAG GTGTTGGTGGACCTCAGTAACAACCTGAGGAAGAATCAGTACCCAGAGGCCAACGCAGAGTACCTGCAAAG TCTGGTTCCTGGAGCTGAGGTGGTTAAAGGCTTCAACACCCTGTCTGCCTGGAGTCTGCAGAATGGACCTTCAGATGCCAACAGACAG GTGTATATCTGCGGGGAAAGTGTGGAGGCCAAGCAGGCGGTGATAGCGGTAGCCATCAAGCTGGGTTTCAGTGCCCTGGACCGGGGATTTCTCTCAGTGGCCCGGGAGCTGGAGGACTTCCCCCTACAGCTGTTCCCCCAGTGGAGGCTCCCCCTGCGCATCGCCATTGGCCTCAGTGCTGCCTTCTTCTTCTACCTGCTGATCAGAGACATCATCTATGCATACGTCACCCAGAGCAAAGACATCTCCTTCAGAATCATGGTCTCACTGGCCAACAAG GTGTGTCCCATCGTGTCTCTGATCAtgctgtctctctgttacctgcCTGGTGTCCTGGCTTCCTTCCTGCAGCTCTACAGAGGCACCAAGTACAG GCGCTTCCCTGATTGGCTGGACCGCTGGATGCTGTGCAGGAAACAGCTGGGTCTTCTGGCACTGGGATTCGCCTTTCTGCACGTGCTCTACACACTGATCATACCCATACG GTACTATGTGAGGTTCATGGCCACTGAACGCACTGTCTCTATG atcagaGAGAACAGGACCACTCAGTTTGATACGACGACGGCCTGGCGTGATGACTCCTACTTATCCCTGGGAATTCTGGGATTTGGCCTGTACGTCCTGTTAGGAATCACATCTCTTCCCTCCGTCATTAACGCTCTCAGCTGGAGGGAGTTCAGCTTCATACAG TCCAAGCTGGGTCACCTGACTCTGCTGTTGTGTACGGCGCACACCTACCTGTACGGCTGGAACAGATTCCTGAGTTCCTCCACCTACAAGTGGTACACCCCACCGGGCTACATGCTGTGTCTGGTACTTCCCTCTGTGGTGCTGCTACTCAAGCTGCTGCTCA ACCCCTGTGTGGACCGAACCATCACCCGCATACGCcagggatgggagaggggggcAGATCAGAGGAACCCTAAAGACAGCCAACCACTGATACcttag